The window AAACAATCTTATAATTTAAGGAACCGGAAGTACTGTCTCCCTCGAATCTCTCCCTGTAGTGTACCACAATGTTTCCGTCTTTGCTATCTTCGATCTCGTAAAAAATAACATTTGTGCCCTGGGAGGAACGGAAATCTGCCTCATAGCAGCTGGGAGAGACAAATTGCCTGATCACCACATCCACATGGCTTTCCTGCCCCATTTTATTCTTCATCTTCTTTTTATAGCGGAAGCCGGAATAAATCTGGTCCGGACTTACCTTCTTCCCTGTGGCCTGGGTGATATCATAGGCTACCGAAGA of the Lacrimispora indolis DSM 755 genome contains:
- a CDS encoding DUF3284 domain-containing protein — translated: MEVSRKLNVEATEFFNALASSVAYDITQATGKKVSPDQIYSGFRYKKKMKNKMGQESHVDVVIRQFVSPSCYEADFRSSQGTNVIFYEIEDSKDGNIVVHYRERFEGDSTSGSLNYKIVSWLYQRSSKKRISRMLSSMESFIHGKKTS